The Sabethes cyaneus chromosome 3, idSabCyanKW18_F2, whole genome shotgun sequence DNA window ggtacaccagatttgtttgtaaatgTAGTTGATAAAACCGATCCAAGTTTAACTTGCAGAACTCTCTCACACAAGAATGATTTTAGCCACGAAACAAACTGCTGTGAAGCTCCCAAACGTAAAACTTTTTTAAGCGAGATGTGATGATCAATTCGGGTTACGGGTTATATGGGTTATACGGTTACGGGTTATTCGAGTTACGATCAATATTATTTATCGAAGGTTCATCTTCGAGTCTTACATCTCACCAGGGCGCAGTCAACACTCCCCCGGAATGCGCGAAGAAATTTCCTATAGCGGATTCTGAATAACGCCTATGTCGAGTAACAGCTACGTCATTCTGCAGACCGCTCGGATATACCCCGGAAGCAACCTGTGCTGTAACGCGACGCATTTGTCCATCGCTTAAACCAGCAATTTCTTGGGAATGTCAGGTTGCCTATCACTACGATGTCACTGACGAATATTGGATCAACTGTAGAGGTTCAGTGTGCGACGGGTGATACTGGGAAGATAGTCTCGCTCCCCCTGCTGCCAAAATCTGTCCACCATAAGTTGTGATTGTCTATAATTATTCTTCAACAGCATAGGATTATCGTTGaatagtgttcaaaatctcAAGCTGTTCATTTTCATTCGAAAGAAGAATTTCATTCGGCATTAAAACACGGGGAGGAGTTAGTTACAACCGGTATATCGTTTAGGGGTCGTGAATTGACAATGTTTTCAACTTCCGCTCGTCTATTTAGATTACTGACATTTATCGCACGCACACTTCGGTGCGTATACGTATACAGTTTGTTTGCATCTGCATTTTTTTCGAATCGAAAATTTGCATgcgatgcacacaaaccactaATACAGTCGTACATCGGCAATCCTCATTGGCCATCCGCTCGATTGTAATACGGTCAGATTTTTCTTGACTGTACTGATCGACCGCTCCCATCAACCATCCATCAACCGTAAACTGAGAGAACTGAACTGAGAGACTGGACAAAGTAACTCAGTAGGTCGGGAGCATCTGTCATCTAAACCAACGACACACATTTCGTATCTtcagtgagtgtcgttggtttgATGATGCGAGTTATTGAGTGGTATGGTCAGTTTCTCAGCTCAGTTCTCTAGGTGAACTCTTCGACCAACTTATGGtggtcgagctgttgaattCCTGTCCGAAGCTCCTTACTAGTCGCTCGAAACTTGGTTCCTCGATCGCTGTAATGTATGGCGCGAGTATtcattcttgttcttgttcttctttttcttctagcTGCATACAGACGGAAtgcctcttgccgtatcaaaaactcctctccactgtactcggtcatGGGCCACTTGTTTTGACGCCTGCATGTCGGCTTGAATCTGGTTgggctcgtggttcatacgcctatgccaccctccgctttccgtttgtattccgtcaaaaaaaaattcgcaaCATTTTTCGTccgtctgattagcgttttctgcatcgtcagttttgtgcgacggtgtatgctccttgatcgaagcgtcttgcggagtgCAAAGTAGGCtcaacttccagcttgaattcCTCGTTAAACTCGTATTGttgtcgacggtgaccagagatgcCAAATATATAAACCCATTAACCACTTCCAgtgcatcgccgtcaatagtcacattgcttgggaggcaaacgttattttttctggagccgcttcctaccatatatttgggtttcgccgcattgatttgtaactcaatcctcctagcttccacgtttagtctggcgtagatttccATCGGCAttccaaagtttctagtaatgatgtcaaggacGTCTGCGAAGGCTTGGAGCTAGCAACTCAGGATCGAGGTAAACTCAtttcgcgctcgtcgatacttggccaaattctctcccgcggcaatgcttagatagtttttccaagcttttTTTCTGTCTCTATCGCTTTTTGGCATTTTCCGTCAAACCAATCTTTTGGTGCATTCGAAGTTTCTTCCccggttgcggcctcattgacggccgagcgcATCCTGCTCCATCCGGCTTTGAGGTTAGAAACGcttagctccacagaggaagataGAACTTCGTCCAGCGTGGGCGCAGCTCTCCTTGGTGGGGAGGGAGCGTTGGgaaaatatggtcgatttggttcaaatttcgttggtcaggtgatctccaggtggctttgtagatatctttgcggggaaagaaagtgcttccgATCACCACGCCTCGGAAAGCTCTAacgttgatgcatcgctggccgttatcgttcgtttcGCTGTGCATGctttcatatccccgatgacgattttgaagTCCTGtgtccagctgcgcatagaacgcttcctacTCGTCGTTGGGTCTACGTCTAGATGTAAACAACATAACATTTCAAACCCCCACTGACATTAGTTTGACTGCCGGATTATTGAGTCATGAAATTGTCGGATTAGCGGAGTAGTACTGTACAATTTTCTTGCGATTATTAGCGACCACATGCTGTTGTTGCTTTTATGTTTTACAAAACAAGTTGAAACTTTGGCCTTCTTTAGCACATCTTGAATCAAAATACCATGTCGACGGTTGAATTCGATCAACACCATTCTGACCTTCTTTGGATCTATTAAGTCGCAGTTCCTGTCGCTAACATCGTTCCACTTAGTTTTCTAGCGCTCTTTTTTAATGTCTTGATTGCACAAAACACGGTTAAATGTGTGATTCCGAGCTTTATATCGATCCAACATCAGAGGCGTTTGTGAGTTTGAAGTGAGTATCCGACCATTTTTGCTCACTTTTACTTGTTCCAAAGTTATCACTGGTTAACCGCTCAATGATTTTAATGAAGCCGATGTAAACATTGCATTATAAACATGATTGTTATGTGCACATGTACCGATTTTCTGTGCAACAGCTGCGAAATGATCGAAacgtttttaattgcattttttatGTTGCAGTTGGTAATAATTTAAGATAATTCACTATTAGACTGTTTTGTGTAGCAAAAAACAAGTAGAAAATGAATATATTAGGTTGTGTTACTCGGCGTAGTACAGAGACATCGTTCTCATTATTTTGCGGTACAAGATCATTAACCAAAATGAATCCTGCACTCCTACCGTTCTTGATTGGTACACAGAGTGCAACCATAGTCAGCTATAAAACAGGAATTATGCATATACAGACCTAGTTAAGCAAGAAGGTCATTTTAACTTATGTCAGAATTATGTGTACTACCATGTATGATCAGCACACAAATCATTGTTTTTCTGCACAAGGTTAAAATAGTATGCAATAATGACCACAGTTGAGCGAAGCTCATGATTGTGTAATTTGGCAGACAAAAACAATGATTAGCTGTTAATGATTTAAATGCAGATTCTAAATTTAGCTGTACATTTACTTATTTCGACCATTCTCTTCTTTCCAGGATGCGAGGAATGTGCCAGTCCGGCGTATGTGTGCGACCCGGACACGGGCCGCTGTGTGTGTCCACCGAACAGTCACGGTCCAGACTGCCGGACGTGTACCGCAAACACCTGGGGTAATGTGTTCCAGCGAGGTTGCCAGCATTGCGAGTGCGACATCAATGGGTCGATAGGGCAGAGCTGCAACAGTCACGGTGGACAGTGCAATTGTAAGGAAGGATTCACAGGGCGACGGTGCAGCGAGTGTGCCGTAGGATATTACGGCTATCCGAACTGTCGACGTTGTGGGTGCGACGAGAAGGGATCGATCGCAAGGCCTGATGGAACGCGTGAATGCGACGATAACGGGCAGTGTCTCTGCAAACCGCTGGTGTTTGGGAGGGTCTGCGATCAGTGCAAGGCGGCCACGTTTGGTCTGTCGTCGGTTAACCCGGATGGTTGTACGCGATGTTTCTGCTTTGGACGGTCGCAGGAATGCGAGCAGAGTGAGTTCTCCTGGGGTCAGATACGGTTGCCAGGGTCACGCAACTTGAGCGTTGAGTACGTCGCAAAGGACGAGGATGATTTCGACTTCGATTACGTTGTAGTGATCCAGCTCGAAGGGACGAAAACGAATAGGGAGGATGCGGAGATTAAGAATATGAACAACCTTGATTTGATTCCCAGCTCGACGGGCAATGTTTCGATTGGAGCTTACAGCGCGTTTCGCTACCCGCTGTATTTCCAGCTGCCGACGCAGTTTCTTGGGGATCGAACGACCAGCTACGGAGGTGTTCTGAATTTCAGTCTAGTCACTGTAGGAGCGTATGAGACCATTCCGGAGGCTTCCCTTCGACAGTTTCCCTTGGTGCAGCTGCACACTCACGATGAGCTGGTTTTGGACTACTACGAAGACCGGATTGTTTTTGATAAGAAAGTTATTCAGCATTCCGCTAGGTTACACGAGAGTCTTTGGAAGAATCACTACGATGGGGGACCGATTACAAGGGCCGTACTGATGGTAGCCCTGCAGGATGTGAGGCACGTTTTTGTTCGTGGAACCATAACGGAGGACTTTCGCCAGGTTGTGCTGGCGAATGTGACGCTCGATACGGGTATTTACGTGGCAGGAACGGACAACAATCAAGCCTATGGTATTGAACGATGTACTTGCCCGGTTCAATATAGTGGACTTTCCTGTCAAAATCCCGGTCCAGGGTACTACCGTTTTAAGCCACGACTACCGAATAAGGTTCCCGAGACGATCGATGATTACATTGGGAAGGTGCTACCTTGCGATTGTAATGGACGAAGCAGCGAATGTAATTCGGAAACTGGAGTTTGCTTGGTGAGTTGGACTGGATTTCTCTTTAAGGAAGATTTAATTCAATTTATAAATGTTATATTTCAGAACTGTCGAAACAACACCGGCGGCGACTTCTGTCAGGTCTGTGCGGAAGGATTCTACGGCAATCCGAACTACGGTTCGTGTGAGCCATGTCCCTGTCCGGAAACAAGGAAAAACTTTGCAAGGGGCTGCGTTGTGCACGGAAATGAGGTTAGCTGTATCTGCAAACCAGGCTACACGGGAGCGTTGTGTGAATCTTGTGTCCGAGGTTACTACGGATCTCCACATTTGGAGGATGGTCGGTGTGACTTTTGCGATTGCAATCGAGAAGGCTGCCTGTCGGAAGAATGTGATCCGCACAGCGGACAATGTCGCTGTAAGCCTGGAATCATCGGACGGCGGTGTGATCGGTGCGAACAGCCAAAGCACATCGTTCAAAACTATAAGTGCAAGCGTAGGTATTGAATGACAAAATTTTGGAATATCTTTATTAAGTGTGAGTTTTGTTTTCAGTGTGTGACAATTGTACGATTATTCTCATTGACGATCTGACTGATTTGACACATCGGCTGGAGGAGGAAACATCTCACATCGATCAAAATGGAGTTCCAGCTCCTTGGATCGAGTTGGAGCGGTTCGAGGAAGAGTCACAAACTCTTGGAAAGGCGGTCGGACAGCTTTTAGACGTGAAGGATCGCGTTGTCAACTTTGATAATTCTATAATCGATAATGTAAGAACCGTTTATAAACTCCTATCTTTCAATAATTTAACCCGCACTTGTATTTTCAGTTAAAACGCAACGCAACGAGATTGAACAAACGTCTGAATAAACTTTCAAATCGTGTGGATGAATTTCAAGATATGTCGGTTAGCAAAGCCCTGGATCGTGCCACCGCTCTCGGTGCAGACATTCACGACACGAAAGACACTATCGAACAGACAATTGCCGTCCTGCAGAACTATGGTTCGGGGGATCAGCACATTAAGCTACCGATAGCGCTGCAGGAGGCCAACGGCCTGCTGGACGATATTCGGTTTCAGTACGGAAAGAGTCGACCCAAGAGTGATGTTCTGGAGTGTGCCGTTAGGCAGCACGCCTTTTGGAGCAATTTTTCCGAGTCCGTTGATCGTCAAAACAAACGACTGGATGATCTGAAGTTTGAGTTTGGCATCTTTCGCAATCGCATGGATGATTTCGATCGCCTGAACAGggaaatcttcaacaatgcaACGTTGACGGAAACTTTCACAACCAAAAATCGACGAAAGCTAGCCGAAATAGAGAGGAAACATCAGCAATCATTGGAAATGGTCGATGAAATCGAACAATTTCTGGACAGCAACACTCTTGCGGACAGTGGTGTGAAACTGGAACAAATTACGGATCACTATGTACAACTTGAGCAAAACAAGGAGAACCTAGTGTGGTTGAATGACGCTTTGGAGGACACTATTAAAGAGTTTGATCAACGGTTTGAAGCGCTCGATCGAGACGACATCCCGGCGGCAATTGGTTACAGTAAACAGCTGGAGAAAGAATCTGATCAATACCAGCAGAAGTTCAAGAACACCGAGGACGGAGCAGCGAACGCCATGAAAGCAAGTATGGCGTACGAAAACATAATCGGTGCGATCGTGTCCGCACAGGAGCTCGCAGACAATGCAACGGAAAGTTCAAAAGCGGCAAACAATAAAGTTAATCCTCTGGGTAACATCTCATTGGTAGAGCGCAGTGAACACTCGATGAACGTATCGGCCAGTATCGAAAAGAAAGCGCACAAGGAACTGGAACGGGCCAACGAGCTGAATGGGGTGATGGTGATGAAGGAGAAAAATGTCGAAAGCCTGCAGTACCGTCTTCGGTTGGCAGGTGTGGACAACAACCGTGTCATGGAAGAGCAGGCCGGTCTCAATCGAGGGGAAGCGATGACGAAGCTACAGACGACGCTGGATCAGGCGAACATCGTTTCCGATCAGATGAAATTCGTACGGGAGGAAGCCGTAACACTGAACAGTGACGTGTACAAACTGAAGCTAAAACTGGCGAAGCTGGAACCGGAATGGGATACGAAGTTCGGAATGGCTGAGGAGAACGTTTCGCAATCGCTGGGCAACATATTGAACGCCAAGAAGGAGCTCAATGGTGTGGAAAAACTGGCACGAACCCAGAGTGAAAAGTTTCAAGCGTGGAACGCTTCATTCTCGGTTCATCTGCAGGAACTGAAAGATAAAATTGCCCGAGCAAAGCATGCTGCTGAAGGAGTAAGTCACGTTTTCGTTATTTCTATGAGTTCTTAgtgttatttttctaaattttagaTCCGCGTCTCCCTGGAGTCAAAGGATGATTGCATTCGCTCGTACGCGCCGGTTTCTTATGGTCCCTCGACAACCAATCGCATCCTTATGTCTGTGGCACTGAACTCGGACAACGTTGAATCTCCTTTGGTCTACATTCAGGGAGAAGAACGTCGCTTCATAGCACTGGAAATGTATCAACGAAAAATTCGCTTGGTTTGGAATCTGGGTGACGAAGAAGTTGTGATCACTCATCCGACCGAAATTAAGGTCCGGGATCCAAAGTATGACGATGCGTGGTTTTTCATAGAAGCAAATCGTACCTTCAATCTGTGCAATCTGAATGTTCGGCGAATGACGCACAGCGGAGTGCTCGTGCCGGCAAATGCTGTTTCTGGGGCTAGTAGTCCGGAATTTTCCAAGCTAACCATGGGGCCCAGTAGTCGCATTTGGGTGGGTGGAGTTCCTGATGAGTTGAGAACACCTGGGTTACGGGCCAATACGGGTCTTGGGGTAGTGTTGAGTCAGCTGTACGTTGATCAACGACAGATCGGCTTATGGCATTTCACTTCTTCGCAAGGTAATTGCGGCGGGGCGATGCTTGGACCTCAGGAAAGTTCAAGTACCACAAACGAAAGGCATTTCAACGGCGATGGCTACGCTGTATTGCAGAAATCGTCCAGCCATAGAAGCAAGAACCAGTTTAGTTTGACGTTAAGCTTCAAAACCTTGGATGAAAATGCGCTGATCTTCCTGGCATTAGATGAAACAAATGTAAGTTCGACCAATCAACAATCAGTTTAAACTTCTAACCATCATTTGGTATTCCAGAACCGCTCCATCTCCCTCACCCTGTCTCAGGGCAAACTGGTCTTCCGCGTTGACTACGGTGGCGACTCTAAGCTAGAAATCAACACAACCAATCGGTACAACACCGGTCAATGGGTCGTTGTGGAGGCTGCTCGATCCTTCTCGAAGGGCAGCACCGAAAATGGAATACTCAAGGTAGACAACAAGGAAGAGTTCCGTGGTGCCCCTACGAAACCGATCAACTCCGGAATGCTACCGAACCTCGGAAATAACTACTATCTGGGAGGAGTaccacccgggttcaaatccggaaCGACCAAGGCGCCGGGAGCAGATCATGCTTTCTTGGGATGTTTGAAGGGCGTCCAAATAACCGGAGTCTCCTATGATCCGCTGGACAGTTCGAAACACTTTGGAATTGAAGGCTCCTGTGTTGACACGATTAGCAGAGCTGGCTTCTACGGTAATGGATTCGTAGAATTCCCATCGCATAGTCTTCGCAAACGGGCCAACTTTGGGTTCGTTTTCCGCACACTGGAACCAAACTGCTCTTTATTACTGTCCGGGTTCCCTACCCGATTGGCCAATGATTTCGATTCGAAAGATATGCGTGGAAACTACTCCGTATTCCTGTACGAAGGAAAGCTCAATCTGTGGGTTGATTCCGGAGCTGGACGTGTACAGATAGTTTCGAATAACACACTGAACGACGGAGAGTACCACGTGATCAGCGTAATTAAGCGAGGCCGAACGGTTGAGCTGAGAATCGACGACGAGTTACAAGGTTCCAAGGCACTCCCCAAAGCCCAAGCCCTGGTCAATATGCCCGGTGAGCCGGGTGGTCTTTTCCTGGGCGGCGTTCCGGATGACCCCGCTTTCGATAATCTTTCCAAGTCGTTCAACGGCCTAAAGGGCATGATTGCCAACGTCGTCTTCAACAACCGAACGATCTCCTTTGATCAGGCACTTCATTTCACCAACGTTCAAATGGGTCGATCCGGTCCGCCAATGGGATCGCACGTTTTGCATACCGCTCTGATGAAGACTGAACCGATAGGACGCAGCTTTAAGCCTCCACCGGAGGGATGCAACCGGGTAGGTACAGCGGTGGAGCCAAAGGTCACTTCGACGAGGGTAGTTTAACGCTACAATTAACCTCTTTTAAAAATTTCTGTACTTACAGAGTGTTATTACTAACGGTTGTTAGCGAAGTGGGCTCGAGTTCGACTCAAATGCTTCACACATCTAGTAACTTTAGTGGTTTGCATGGTCTTTAGTTTTACAACTTTCTGTTCTTCATTAGTTCGTTCGTTAGTTAGTCAGATTACTTTCCCGCTATACTTGCAAATTCAAATTCATTGGTGACGGCAGTCTAAATTTTTAACTAGAATCGAACATGGTTTCTAGCGCACACATTTAAGCTCAACAAAAGATTTCTAATTCCAAAAACACGCACACACCTGGGTGTATCTTCTATCTGGTACTAAACTGGCACTAATACTCATATAAAATGCTTAGCACAGTAATAAGGTAATTTGTAATTGCTAGCTAGATTCTAAGGATCGGTTCTTTTAGTGTAACTCATCATCTCCGTTTGATCTTCTAGGTTGGAAGCTACTCTTACGAGCCGAATGCATTCAAGTATGGTGACAAGCCGCAAAGCCATTCGATAGTCAACGTGCCCGCCCGCCATTTATGGCAACGAAACTTCATCATCCAGTTCGACTTCCGCACCTTCTATCCAAATGGATTACTATTCGTAGCTTTGGTAAGCAACTTCCATCTTAATCAGACCAAAACAACAttcctgtttttgttttctttgcagGGCTCCAAGGACAAAGCAAAACACTACATCACCCTATCGCTTCGCGATGGTTCACTGGTGCTAACGGTGCGCGGCCGCAAACAGGAACAGCTGCTGCTGCCGGTCAAGCTAAACGACGGCCAGTGGCATCAGGTGTCGCTGAACAGTGTCAAGAAGAAGGCCACACTGAGCGTCCAGATGGGAGTGGGAGACAGTCTCAGTTCGGCGCAGATTAAACTACCAAAGAAGCTGAATGCTGCCAACAATCTGTTCGTTGGTGGCATTCCGGACGAAACGCTACTGCCGAAGGAGTGGCAAACGAGACCGGAAGAGTTCAAGGGATGCCTGCGGAAGTTTTCGGTCAACAACAACACGCAGGATTTGGCCCGCCCGGGAAGACATCTGAACGTGGGCCAGTGCTTTCCGCGAATCGAACAGGGTTCCTACTTTCCGGGAGATGCGTATGCAATCTATAGTGGGTGGTTTTCCTTCGGAAAAAAAGAAACTAAACATTAATGTCTGATTTGTTTTTAGAGCGCAATTTCAACGTCGGAAAGTTCATGGATGTTGACCTGGAACTACGAACGTCCGAAGTCAATGGCATCCTGATGAGTGTAGCTGACTCCACCAATGGTTTTCCTGCTTTCTCGCTGGAAATTTCAAATGGCAACGTAAGTAGATGGAAGATCTGTCGTAGCGACGGATATTTAATCCGTCGTTGCCTGTCTTTCTTAtgaattcccacaaatctgtttgcAAATGGTGATCGCTGGTGGTAAATCATTTGGGAGCACACTTTCCCGCCATTGAGATcggtgatcgctcggtagttcttacAGTCCAGTTTGTTGTTTTTCCTGGAAGTCAGTTTGATAActtccactcttccggtagcaGTTTTGTACTATAAATTCTTATAGTCAGTTGGTGCACATAAATGGTCAGCTTTTCCGAGTCCATTTTAATAAGCCCCACTCCGATGTCATCCTTCCCAgctgattttgacgtaggactacgtctttgtttactatactgggactgggtagcattttgtgaaaaagaaaacaaaagtgtaacgtttgaatgaaagattttaaatgctaataactactaaactactgagcgaaactgaacaatttatgtcgttggatagataaaatgaccagcaattttatggagggggtaatagagcaattttatggagggcgtaagaggggcggctcctatacaaatgaagcacaaatttcctcatagcgctaaaactaatcaagcaaaaggaaccaaatttggcatgtggcggtttttggaggcatgcatttattttatgatggtttgagacccctcgcccctgtggtagaaggataaggacttccattcaaaaaaaaacagaaaaacgcgtatgtgccatattttctgctatgtaacaagcggtaagctgtgaaagtaaactagtaaaaccttctcggtgCAAAAGACAGTGgatcgacgccgctaacctacgtgcctgttgccattcatgtcaaaagagaaggacattcgaaagGCACGCCATATTttcgatgaacgtgctttggctttaatgttatttgtaaccaatggcccttttaaaggccacaagcgagttaaataaagcttattgaaacatgttaagTTAcgtcatatcatatcatatcatatcatatcatacttaatacaataatctgtgggctggtcattcattactatttcaaactttatgatgcacgtaagtgattttcaaaagaaatctctatgtctcaatggttgcaggcgttgtacttttGAACCCTcgtccacatattttcaaagccaccattgcattcaatgaagcattgaatctgaatatttcgctcttctcttttaaacatccaCTTAAGCAATGGCACAGATTCTTATGAACACACATGTGCCAGAAATGcaatttacattagtctttgatctaataatctgatatagtcctacgtcaccctttcctACAACCCTTatggctgtataccttgtagtttgttgttcttcagttgCTAGATAGCCTTCTTAACTTCGGCTATCGATTGGGCTAGCACCTCTTCCACGCTTAATGCACCGTCGAAGTTGCTTTCCCCGCAGTTATGGCTCTCTGCCTTGATGCCGTTAAAATGTTCATCGATGTCCTGCTTCCATCTTTCGGTCACACCATGGTCATCCGTCAAG harbors:
- the LOC128741199 gene encoding laminin subunit alpha-1 isoform X2, whose amino-acid sequence is MDEMDFHQLAHQRRKRCWLVFGRAILTLSVLGLITVGLYMLSDRVHAESEPTESPAEFNARERRELRSDSDSERIEEGRYAVNVDEVLSGKYGSVVNKNKFNRFVRSIRGGSEKAGENDLQFGGSKVSKRRSESTTESLDNQIVEDFEDAGNSSTEIIYEGDFDLHNQTDYEEKVRHKKDGYPTYEHYVYVRRYKCSKKPHWHRKGCNCHIQGSVKRICNQHSGQCVCKPFVEGRQCNRCKPGFWNVDSGSGCIKCSCDPNGSDHEECDMYTGQCFCKIGVEGTNCDRCQQGYYGFSSHGCKRCEECASPAYVCDPDTGRCVCPPNSHGPDCRTCTANTWGNVFQRGCQHCECDINGSIGQSCNSHGGQCNCKEGFTGRRCSECAVGYYGYPNCRRCGCDEKGSIARPDGTRECDDNGQCLCKPLVFGRVCDQCKAATFGLSSVNPDGCTRCFCFGRSQECEQSEFSWGQIRLPGSRNLSVEYVAKDEDDFDFDYVVVIQLEGTKTNREDAEIKNMNNLDLIPSSTGNVSIGAYSAFRYPLYFQLPTQFLGDRTTSYGGVLNFSLVTVGAYETIPEASLRQFPLVQLHTHDELVLDYYEDRIVFDKKVIQHSARLHESLWKNHYDGGPITRAVLMVALQDVRHVFVRGTITEDFRQVVLANVTLDTGIYVAGTDNNQAYGIERCTCPVQYSGLSCQNPGPGYYRFKPRLPNKVPETIDDYIGKVLPCDCNGRSSECNSETGVCLNCRNNTGGDFCQVCAEGFYGNPNYGSCEPCPCPETRKNFARGCVVHGNEVSCICKPGYTGALCESCVRGYYGSPHLEDGRCDFCDCNREGCLSEECDPHSGQCRCKPGIIGRRCDRCEQPKHIVQNYKCKLCDNCTIILIDDLTDLTHRLEEETSHIDQNGVPAPWIELERFEEESQTLGKAVGQLLDVKDRVVNFDNSIIDNLKRNATRLNKRLNKLSNRVDEFQDMSVSKALDRATALGADIHDTKDTIEQTIAVLQNYGSGDQHIKLPIALQEANGLLDDIRFQYGKSRPKSDVLECAVRQHAFWSNFSESVDRQNKRLDDLKFEFGIFRNRMDDFDRLNREIFNNATLTETFTTKNRRKLAEIERKHQQSLEMVDEIEQFLDSNTLADSGVKLEQITDHYVQLEQNKENLVWLNDALEDTIKEFDQRFEALDRDDIPAAIGYSKQLEKESDQYQQKFKNTEDGAANAMKASMAYENIIGAIVSAQELADNATESSKAANNKVNPLGNISLVERSEHSMNVSASIEKKAHKELERANELNGVMVMKEKNVESLQYRLRLAGVDNNRVMEEQAGLNRGEAMTKLQTTLDQANIVSDQMKFVREEAVTLNSDVYKLKLKLAKLEPEWDTKFGMAEENVSQSLGNILNAKKELNGVEKLARTQSEKFQAWNASFSVHLQELKDKIARAKHAAEGIRVSLESKDDCIRSYAPVSYGPSTTNRILMSVALNSDNVESPLVYIQGEERRFIALEMYQRKIRLVWNLGDEEVVITHPTEIKVRDPKYDDAWFFIEANRTFNLCNLNVRRMTHSGVLVPANAVSGASSPEFSKLTMGPSSRIWVGGVPDELRTPGLRANTGLGVVLSQLYVDQRQIGLWHFTSSQGNCGGAMLGPQESSSTTNERHFNGDGYAVLQKSSSHRSKNQFSLTLSFKTLDENALIFLALDETNNRSISLTLSQGKLVFRVDYGGDSKLEINTTNRYNTGQWVVVEAARSFSKGSTENGILKVDNKEEFRGAPTKPINSGMLPNLGNNYYLGGVPPGFKSGTTKAPGADHAFLGCLKGVQITGVSYDPLDSSKHFGIEGSCVDTISRAGFYGNGFVEFPSHSLRKRANFGFVFRTLEPNCSLLLSGFPTRLANDFDSKDMRGNYSVFLYEGKLNLWVDSGAGRVQIVSNNTLNDGEYHVISVIKRGRTVELRIDDELQGSKALPKAQALVNMPGEPGGLFLGGVPDDPAFDNLSKSFNGLKGMIANVVFNNRTISFDQALHFTNVQMGRSGPPMGSHVLHTALMKTEPIGRSFKPPPEGCNRSVITNGC